The genomic segment CCGTTGGGGCTTGAAGACAGCATGGTGTGGGTTGTCTTTCAAGCCCCATAGGGGTGGTTAGTCTCAGCCCGCTGCTTTAGCGGCGGGGGCGGGGTGGGGATGGGCGGGCGCCCCAGGGGGCGCGGGGTTAAAACGCCCGCGCTAAGGCTGCTCACCCCGTTGGGGCTTGAAGACAGCATGGTGTGGGTTGTCTTTCAAGTCCCGTAGGAGTGGTTAGTCTCAGCCCGCTGCTTTAGCGGCGGGGGCGCCTCAGGGGGCGTCCCTACAGGGTTTAGGAACGCTTCTCAATCGGCGTCCATGTCTTATCCAGGGGACCGACGTAATCGACATCGGGACGGATCAGGCGGTTATCTCCCCACTGCTCAAAGATATGCGCTGTCCAGCCTGGGATGCGGGCGATCCCAAAGAGCGGGGTAAATTGATCCATCGGCACGCCGAGGGTGTACAGGGCAATGGCGCTGTAGTAGTCCACGTTGGCGTAGAGATTCTTCTTGATGAAGTCCTCATCTTGGCGGGCATAGGTTTCCAAGCGGCTGGCAAGGGTGAACCACTTCAGGTTGTTCGTTGCCTCCGCCATAATCTGCGCCTTTTTCTTCAGCACAGCCGCACGCGGATCAAGCGCCTTGTAGACGCGGTGACCCATGCCCATAACGCGGCGCTTACCCGTTTTCACGTTCTCGTCAAACCACGATTCCGCCTTGTCGGGGTCGCCAATCTCGAAGAACATGCGCATCGCTTCTTCGTTTGCCCCGCCGTGCGCCGCGCCCTTCAATGTCCCTAGCGCAGTGGTGATCGCGCTGTACATGTCGGAGAGCGTGGAGGTTGTGACACGGGCGCTGAAGGTGCTGGCGTTCATGCCATGCTCAGAGAGCAGGACAAGGTAAGCGTCAATGACATCTGTCTCGTTTTTTGTCGCTTCCTTGCCGTGCATTGTGTAGAGGAAATTGGCG from the Anaerolineales bacterium genome contains:
- a CDS encoding citrate/2-methylcitrate synthase, producing the protein MTAPDKTAAGKGLQNIVIGQSQLSLVNGTEGKLIYRGYKIEDLAEHASFEEVVYLLWNGELPTQAQLDDLTKSLQAAAEVPAEVIKAMHLYPKDAHPMAVLRTSVSMLSLFDPKADDNSPEQNKRKALELTARTPILTAAWERVRQGKEPITPRKDLSIAANFLYTMHGKEATKNETDVIDAYLVLLSEHGMNASTFSARVTTSTLSDMYSAITTALGTLKGAAHGGANEEAMRMFFEIGDPDKAESWFDENVKTGKRRVMGMGHRVYKALDPRAAVLKKKAQIMAEATNNLKWFTLASRLETYARQDEDFIKKNLYANVDYYSAIALYTLGVPMDQFTPLFGIARIPGWTAHIFEQWGDNRLIRPDVDYVGPLDKTWTPIEKRS